A single window of Bombus affinis isolate iyBomAffi1 chromosome 15, iyBomAffi1.2, whole genome shotgun sequence DNA harbors:
- the LOC126924854 gene encoding integrator complex subunit 12-like isoform X2, which produces MERGLPPGVLDSFLTLDRLQGYYFGLSFLVFFTILSQLLDIKIIHIKMSQLELDPQFTQGLHLLHSTNKDSAEQLRALLDEAIKQKYGPSKMLSNVLHKKYMMEEPVLSDHSSSSSSKKSKSSSSSSSKHSSKSSKNSSPVNLPTRDTPPDIIQTDNTLALEILEDDLTCVICKGMDVGARNRLVECSECHSLYHQECHIPHILDSQIDVPGLVWYCSNCSKSQVSKERSSPKTVIENKSKEQKKSNSVIILFNRWWKQSNAKHSYYKCR; this is translated from the exons ATGGAAAGAGGCCTACCACCAGGCGTACTTGACTCGTTCCTTACACTTGATCGCCTGCAGGGTTACTATTTTGGTctttctttccttgtatttttcacCATTCTTTCGCAGCTTTTAGAC attAAAATAATTCATATAAAAATGTCACAATTGGAGCTAGATCCTCAATTTACACAGGGTTTACACCTTCTACATTCTACTAATAAAGATTCTGCAGAACAGCTGCGAGCACTTTTAGATGAAGCAATCAAACAAAAATATGGGCCATCAAAGATGTTATCGAATGTATTACACAAAAAG TATATGATGGAGGAACCGGTGCTGAGTGATCATAGTAGCAGCAGTAGTAGTAAAAAAAGCAAAagctcctcttcttcttcctccaaACATTCAAGTAAATCGAGCAAAAACAGCTCTCCTGTGAATTTACCAACTCGTGACACACCACCTGATATTATCCAGACTGATAATACTCTGGCAttagaaatattagaggatgaTCTGACATGTGTTATTTGCAAAGGAATGGATGTTGGAGCAAGAAACAGACTTGTTGAGTGTTCAGAATGTCATTCCTTGTACCATCAAGAGTGTCATATTCCACATATTTTAGATTCTCAAATAGATGTTCCAGGACTGGTGTGGTATTGTTCAAACTGTTCCAAATCACAG GTTTCAAAAGAAAGGAGCTCACCAAAAACAGTGATAGAAAATAAATCTAAAGAACAAAAAAAATCTAATTCAG TCATTATCTTGTTTAATAGGTGGTGGAAACAAAGTAACGCCAAACATTCATATTATAAGTGCAGATAG
- the LOC126924833 gene encoding protein BCL9 homolog isoform X2, which translates to MKTEKKPSEPSCVPTTVVKEEPDADPVKIKEEGTGGNNDDTTGEDTTECSRDPCLDPSNGEGALSGENQSNSANQPILNSVKQEGDHNNPTDDIPDCSGNVITADGIQPLVSNVLGKQMGTSTGSGEAQYMQQQSQIFVFSTTLANKGADAVMQGQYPSIIAYHCAQPGTKKYLEKHPNKVNQFRQNPAQWLNNLAMMKQKSHQGGTNNTFQNEQPPDLPALDPNAPPFWNEQPNLRNLNGGNTLGNSEPSLDDANIDVPCLVPNSPGNSANPQPPNSTTMGHSPNLLGGTTSPGPGSLQPSLQGVKVPDENLTPQQRQHREVQLATIRKMQMMLFPEHKEETANTLDTTQGTAVSTCPPTNVPSVVPTQCPPTMDWHKLQHQFLDGKNKASVGSPGTGVSLRGANMVGVPRSQGPPPPYHQTTRSASVPIAIQSPNPSSPNNPTSNLSLPSPRASSALNSPADCNRQFQIGNQRTNHLPGQSPTSQDSPNPTVGNATAVSTTRLNHSNPGTPVSHSHISTLSPSGTTAQKDSSLDFSTSQPPNAQQKQQHTGAVNAAGVKEANLMPVPSPQQIQYLNTFEGQELTIQKQPNTSLKDGNLSTNTASNTEIPNRILPGTLDNSNQFPARSEGASPVQMDSMNRGFTGSLHSPHTPHTPHTPGNGAPHTPVDPGKPGNKSSASAQSSPAPHNTNIPDSMGPPRTVPASPTTKPDTSPPSTKDTQQQQTQSQQQQQQQQPQQQSQQQPQQPPPQQQQQQSTNPSLTNPSNSGNATVVPSLGGPSASFPCGRPSVNVSQPSDNVPLNPNNIGGRLGSLTAMSTNHFDPITSLAQMSQQLTNTAASNSLGNEGPIHSGNTGMMQFGNPHSMHMMQMGGEMNGSCHMGGPTSEQAEVGGMCMGLAGPPTSYSPTTSHTGSPGVPSKMGHPIMGHGMMSSHSGNATGAYPGGDPHAPPPRLMTGHVTGPSPYNGANVQVKPSAPNTIQYLPARPNVGHTPRGPPSLDFLQRFTNPLSNLESKMGTPSVNLQYFPNGCVPNSMGPHTGMPSTMSGGLPGMGGSPRMDGQSMNTSVGVHPSMRPVGNMRPQPNLMRMQHMVGGGVFPGGSMDPDKVFPPDMVSQVPSQPNPGMYVSGSKGSPMGLGPPPDATQPLPPSMGGATSNFKNSPFVGSGPSMSDPNYAQQFHNFQQQLYATGTRGSGPPHPTLHPPPNSHSHQQFFMPK; encoded by the exons ATGAAAACAGAAAAGAAGCCCAGCGAACCAAGTTGCGTACCAACCACTGTTGTCAAAGAGGAACCTGACGCAGACCCAGTTAAAATCAAAGAAGAAGGCACCGGAGGTAACAATGATGATACAACAGGAGAAGACACTACAGAGTGCTCCAGGGATCCTTGTTTGGATCCTTCCAATGGGGAAGGTGCATTGTCTGGAGAGAATCAAAGTAACAGTGCAAATCAACCAATTCTAAACTCAGTGAAACAAGAAGGTGATCATAACAATCCCACAGATGATATACCTG ATTGTAGTGGTAATGTGATTACTGCAGATGGTATTCAACCATTAGTTAGTAATGTTCTTGGAAAACAGATGGGAACTAGCACAGGAAGCGGTGAAGCTCAGTATATGCAACAGCAAAgtcaaatttttgtattttctacAACATTAGCAAATAAAGGTGCAGATGCAGTGATGCAAGGACAATATCCATCAATTATTGCTTATCATTGTGCACAACCTGGCACTAAGAAGTATCTAGAG AAACATCCAAATAAAGTAAACCAATTTCGTCAAAATCCTGCACAATGGTTAAACAACCTTGCTATGATGAAACAAAAAAGTCATCAAGGAGGTACAAACAATACTTTCCAAAATGAGCAACCTCCTGATCTACCGGCTCTTGATCCTAATGCCCCTCCGTTCTGGAACGAACAACCTAATCTTAGGAACTTAAATGGTGGAAATACCCTTGGTAATTCTGAACCATCATTGGACGATGCAAATATAGATGTGCCTTGTCTTGTACCAAATTCACCTGGTAACTCAG CAAATCCACAACCTCCTAATAGTACTACAATGGGCCATAGTCCCAATTTATTAGGAGGTACAACCAGCCCAGGTCCAGGCAGTTTACAGCCGTCACTGCAAGGTGTCAAAGTTCCAGATGAAAATTTAACTCCACAACAAAGGCAACATCGAGAAGTTCAATTAGCGACCATTAGGAAAATGCAAATGATGTTATTTCCTGAGCACAAGGAAGAAACCGCTAATACTCTAGATACGACGCAAGGAACAGCGGTATCGACGTGTCCTCCAACGAACGTTCCTTCAGTTGTACCAACTCAATGTCCTCCAACTATGGATTGGCATAAATTGCAACATCAGTTTCTTGATGGAAAAAATAag GCCAGTGTTGGAAGTCCTGGAACTGGAGTCTCATTGCGAGGTGCTAATATGGTTGGGGTCCCGCGTAGTCAAGGACCACCACCGCCGTATCATCAAACAACGCGATCTGCGAGTGTGCCAATTGCGATACAAAGCCCAAACCCTTCTTCACCTAATAATCCAACCAGCAATTTATCCCTACCGTCACCTCGCGCAAGTTCAGCCCTAAATTCACCCGCAGACTGCAATAGACAATTTCAAATCGGTAATCAGAGAACTAATCATCTACCAGGACAAAGTCCGACGAGTCAAGACTCTCCGAATCCGACAGTTGGAAATGCAACGGCTGTATCAACAACGAGACTTAATCATAGTAATCCGGGAACGCCTGTTTCTCATTCGCACATCTCAACGCTTAGTCCTAGTGGAACAACTGCTCAAAAAGATTCATCTTTAGATTTCTCCACCAGTCAGCCTCCAAATG CCCAGCAAAAACAGCAACACACTGGGGCAGTGAACGCAGCAGGTGTTAAGGAAGCGAATCTGATGCCGGTTCCGAGCCCTCAGCAAATTCAGTATCTTAATACCTTCGAGGGACAGGAACTGACTATACAGAAACAACCAAATACGAGTCTAAAGGATGGCAATTTATCTAC GAATACGGCCAGCAATACAGAGATACCAAACAGAATTTTGCCAGGAACTTTGGACAACAGCAATCAGTTTCCTGCTAGATCGGAAGGTGCAAGTCCAGTTCAAATGGATAGCATGAATCGTGGATTTACAGGCTCTTTACACAGTCCACATACTCCTCATACTCCGCACACACCAGGCAATGGTGCTCCACATACCCCAGTTGATCCTGGAAAACCCGGAAATAAGTCTAGTGCAAGTGCACAGAGTAGTCCAGCACCGCATAATACGAATATACCAGATAGTATGGGTCCTCCAAGAACAGTACCAGCGTCACCTACTACGAAACCCGACACATCTCCGCCATCAACGAAAGATACTCAGCAACAACAAACTCAGTcccaacagcagcaacaacaacagcaaccacAGCAACAATCGCAACAACAACCACAACAACCTCCtccacaacaacaacaacaacagtcTACAAATCCAAGTCTTACAAATCCAAGTAATTCTGGAAACGCAACGGTAGTACCTTCTTTGGGAGGTCCAAGCGCCTCCTTCCCTTGCGGTAGACCATCTGTAAACGTGAGTCAACCTTCAGACAATGTGCCTCTTAATCCCAACAATATCGGAGGGCGACTCGGCAGTTTAACCGCAATGAGTACAAATCACTTCGATCCCATAACTTCCTTAGCTCAGATGAGTCAGCAACTTACTAATACGGCAGCTAGCAATTCATTAGGTAACGAAGGACCTATTCATTCCGGGAACACCGGGATGATGCAGTTCGGGAATCCGCACAGTATGCATATGATGCAAATGGGTGGCGAAATGAATGGAAGTTGTCATATGGGTGGTCCGACCAGTGAACAGGCCGAAGTGGGAGGAATGTGTATGGGTTTGGCAGGACCACCGACGAGTTATAGCCCGACAACTTCACACACAGGAAGTCCAGGTGTACCTAGTAAAATGGGTCATCCTATCATGGGCCATGGTATGATGAGTAGCCATTCAGGTAATGCGACAGGCGCATATCCTGGTGGCGATCCTCATGCACCACCGCCAAGATTAATGACAGGTCATGTGACTGGCCCTAGTCCTTATAACGGAGCGAATGTTCAAGTAAAACCTAGTGCTCCAAACACGATACAATATCTACCAGCAAGGCCCAACGTCGGTCATACTCCAAGGGGACCACCAAGTTTGGACTTCCTTCAACGATTCACGAATCCCTTGTCTAATTTAGAATCAAAGATGGGCACACCGTCTGTAAATCTTCAGTACTTCCCGAACGGTTGTGTACCGAACAGTATGGGCCCGCATACTGGTATGCCATCAACCATGAGCGGTGGACTTCCTGGCATGGGAGGCTCTCCAAGGATGGACGGACAATCGATGAACACATCAGTTGGTGTACATCCTTCGATGAGACCTGTCGGCAATATGAGACCTCAGCCTAATTTAATGAGAATGCAACACATGGTTGGTGGTGGCGTCTTTCCAGGCGGTTCAATGGATCCAGATAAAGTCTTCCCACCTGACATGGTATCGCAAGTTCCCAGTCAACCGAATCCTGGCATGTACGTATCCGGCAGTAAAGGCAGTCCAATGGGATTAGGACCTCCCCCGGATGCGACACAGCCATTACCTCCGAGCATGGGTGGTGCTACTAGTAATTTCAAGAACAGCCCTTTCGTCGGTAGTGGACCTAGTATGTCGGATCCAAATTATGCTCAACAATTCCATAACTTCCAGCAACAACTTTACGCTACAGGGACAAGGGGTAGTGGTCCACCACATCCTACTTTACATCCGCCGCCAAACTCGCATTCGCATCAGCAGTTCTTTATGCCGAAATAA
- the LOC126924833 gene encoding protein BCL9 homolog isoform X1 → MKTEKKPSEPSCVPTTVVKEEPDADPVKIKEEGTGGNNDDTTGEDTTECSRDPCLDPSNGEGALSGENQSNSANQPILNSVKQEGDHNNPTDDIPDCSGNVITADGIQPLVSNVLGKQMGTSTGSGEAQYMQQQSQIFVFSTTLANKGADAVMQGQYPSIIAYHCAQPGTKKYLEKHPNKVNQFRQNPAQWLNNLAMMKQKSHQGGTNNTFQNEQPPDLPALDPNAPPFWNEQPNLRNLNGGNTLGNSEPSLDDANIDVPCLVPNSPGNSANPQPPNSTTMGHSPNLLGGTTSPGPGSLQPSLQGVKVPDENLTPQQRQHREVQLATIRKMQMMLFPEHKEETANTLDTTQGTAVSTCPPTNVPSVVPTQCPPTMDWHKLQHQFLDGKNKASVGSPGTGVSLRGANMVGVPRSQGPPPPYHQTTRSASVPIAIQSPNPSSPNNPTSNLSLPSPRASSALNSPADCNRQFQIGNQRTNHLPGQSPTSQDSPNPTVGNATAVSTTRLNHSNPGTPVSHSHISTLSPSGTTAQKDSSLDFSTSQPPNVDGMFCRTLQSLAQQKQQHTGAVNAAGVKEANLMPVPSPQQIQYLNTFEGQELTIQKQPNTSLKDGNLSTNTASNTEIPNRILPGTLDNSNQFPARSEGASPVQMDSMNRGFTGSLHSPHTPHTPHTPGNGAPHTPVDPGKPGNKSSASAQSSPAPHNTNIPDSMGPPRTVPASPTTKPDTSPPSTKDTQQQQTQSQQQQQQQQPQQQSQQQPQQPPPQQQQQQSTNPSLTNPSNSGNATVVPSLGGPSASFPCGRPSVNVSQPSDNVPLNPNNIGGRLGSLTAMSTNHFDPITSLAQMSQQLTNTAASNSLGNEGPIHSGNTGMMQFGNPHSMHMMQMGGEMNGSCHMGGPTSEQAEVGGMCMGLAGPPTSYSPTTSHTGSPGVPSKMGHPIMGHGMMSSHSGNATGAYPGGDPHAPPPRLMTGHVTGPSPYNGANVQVKPSAPNTIQYLPARPNVGHTPRGPPSLDFLQRFTNPLSNLESKMGTPSVNLQYFPNGCVPNSMGPHTGMPSTMSGGLPGMGGSPRMDGQSMNTSVGVHPSMRPVGNMRPQPNLMRMQHMVGGGVFPGGSMDPDKVFPPDMVSQVPSQPNPGMYVSGSKGSPMGLGPPPDATQPLPPSMGGATSNFKNSPFVGSGPSMSDPNYAQQFHNFQQQLYATGTRGSGPPHPTLHPPPNSHSHQQFFMPK, encoded by the exons ATGAAAACAGAAAAGAAGCCCAGCGAACCAAGTTGCGTACCAACCACTGTTGTCAAAGAGGAACCTGACGCAGACCCAGTTAAAATCAAAGAAGAAGGCACCGGAGGTAACAATGATGATACAACAGGAGAAGACACTACAGAGTGCTCCAGGGATCCTTGTTTGGATCCTTCCAATGGGGAAGGTGCATTGTCTGGAGAGAATCAAAGTAACAGTGCAAATCAACCAATTCTAAACTCAGTGAAACAAGAAGGTGATCATAACAATCCCACAGATGATATACCTG ATTGTAGTGGTAATGTGATTACTGCAGATGGTATTCAACCATTAGTTAGTAATGTTCTTGGAAAACAGATGGGAACTAGCACAGGAAGCGGTGAAGCTCAGTATATGCAACAGCAAAgtcaaatttttgtattttctacAACATTAGCAAATAAAGGTGCAGATGCAGTGATGCAAGGACAATATCCATCAATTATTGCTTATCATTGTGCACAACCTGGCACTAAGAAGTATCTAGAG AAACATCCAAATAAAGTAAACCAATTTCGTCAAAATCCTGCACAATGGTTAAACAACCTTGCTATGATGAAACAAAAAAGTCATCAAGGAGGTACAAACAATACTTTCCAAAATGAGCAACCTCCTGATCTACCGGCTCTTGATCCTAATGCCCCTCCGTTCTGGAACGAACAACCTAATCTTAGGAACTTAAATGGTGGAAATACCCTTGGTAATTCTGAACCATCATTGGACGATGCAAATATAGATGTGCCTTGTCTTGTACCAAATTCACCTGGTAACTCAG CAAATCCACAACCTCCTAATAGTACTACAATGGGCCATAGTCCCAATTTATTAGGAGGTACAACCAGCCCAGGTCCAGGCAGTTTACAGCCGTCACTGCAAGGTGTCAAAGTTCCAGATGAAAATTTAACTCCACAACAAAGGCAACATCGAGAAGTTCAATTAGCGACCATTAGGAAAATGCAAATGATGTTATTTCCTGAGCACAAGGAAGAAACCGCTAATACTCTAGATACGACGCAAGGAACAGCGGTATCGACGTGTCCTCCAACGAACGTTCCTTCAGTTGTACCAACTCAATGTCCTCCAACTATGGATTGGCATAAATTGCAACATCAGTTTCTTGATGGAAAAAATAag GCCAGTGTTGGAAGTCCTGGAACTGGAGTCTCATTGCGAGGTGCTAATATGGTTGGGGTCCCGCGTAGTCAAGGACCACCACCGCCGTATCATCAAACAACGCGATCTGCGAGTGTGCCAATTGCGATACAAAGCCCAAACCCTTCTTCACCTAATAATCCAACCAGCAATTTATCCCTACCGTCACCTCGCGCAAGTTCAGCCCTAAATTCACCCGCAGACTGCAATAGACAATTTCAAATCGGTAATCAGAGAACTAATCATCTACCAGGACAAAGTCCGACGAGTCAAGACTCTCCGAATCCGACAGTTGGAAATGCAACGGCTGTATCAACAACGAGACTTAATCATAGTAATCCGGGAACGCCTGTTTCTCATTCGCACATCTCAACGCTTAGTCCTAGTGGAACAACTGCTCAAAAAGATTCATCTTTAGATTTCTCCACCAGTCAGCCTCCAAATG TGGATGGTATGTTTTGCCGCACGCTGCAATCCTTAGCCCAGCAAAAACAGCAACACACTGGGGCAGTGAACGCAGCAGGTGTTAAGGAAGCGAATCTGATGCCGGTTCCGAGCCCTCAGCAAATTCAGTATCTTAATACCTTCGAGGGACAGGAACTGACTATACAGAAACAACCAAATACGAGTCTAAAGGATGGCAATTTATCTAC GAATACGGCCAGCAATACAGAGATACCAAACAGAATTTTGCCAGGAACTTTGGACAACAGCAATCAGTTTCCTGCTAGATCGGAAGGTGCAAGTCCAGTTCAAATGGATAGCATGAATCGTGGATTTACAGGCTCTTTACACAGTCCACATACTCCTCATACTCCGCACACACCAGGCAATGGTGCTCCACATACCCCAGTTGATCCTGGAAAACCCGGAAATAAGTCTAGTGCAAGTGCACAGAGTAGTCCAGCACCGCATAATACGAATATACCAGATAGTATGGGTCCTCCAAGAACAGTACCAGCGTCACCTACTACGAAACCCGACACATCTCCGCCATCAACGAAAGATACTCAGCAACAACAAACTCAGTcccaacagcagcaacaacaacagcaaccacAGCAACAATCGCAACAACAACCACAACAACCTCCtccacaacaacaacaacaacagtcTACAAATCCAAGTCTTACAAATCCAAGTAATTCTGGAAACGCAACGGTAGTACCTTCTTTGGGAGGTCCAAGCGCCTCCTTCCCTTGCGGTAGACCATCTGTAAACGTGAGTCAACCTTCAGACAATGTGCCTCTTAATCCCAACAATATCGGAGGGCGACTCGGCAGTTTAACCGCAATGAGTACAAATCACTTCGATCCCATAACTTCCTTAGCTCAGATGAGTCAGCAACTTACTAATACGGCAGCTAGCAATTCATTAGGTAACGAAGGACCTATTCATTCCGGGAACACCGGGATGATGCAGTTCGGGAATCCGCACAGTATGCATATGATGCAAATGGGTGGCGAAATGAATGGAAGTTGTCATATGGGTGGTCCGACCAGTGAACAGGCCGAAGTGGGAGGAATGTGTATGGGTTTGGCAGGACCACCGACGAGTTATAGCCCGACAACTTCACACACAGGAAGTCCAGGTGTACCTAGTAAAATGGGTCATCCTATCATGGGCCATGGTATGATGAGTAGCCATTCAGGTAATGCGACAGGCGCATATCCTGGTGGCGATCCTCATGCACCACCGCCAAGATTAATGACAGGTCATGTGACTGGCCCTAGTCCTTATAACGGAGCGAATGTTCAAGTAAAACCTAGTGCTCCAAACACGATACAATATCTACCAGCAAGGCCCAACGTCGGTCATACTCCAAGGGGACCACCAAGTTTGGACTTCCTTCAACGATTCACGAATCCCTTGTCTAATTTAGAATCAAAGATGGGCACACCGTCTGTAAATCTTCAGTACTTCCCGAACGGTTGTGTACCGAACAGTATGGGCCCGCATACTGGTATGCCATCAACCATGAGCGGTGGACTTCCTGGCATGGGAGGCTCTCCAAGGATGGACGGACAATCGATGAACACATCAGTTGGTGTACATCCTTCGATGAGACCTGTCGGCAATATGAGACCTCAGCCTAATTTAATGAGAATGCAACACATGGTTGGTGGTGGCGTCTTTCCAGGCGGTTCAATGGATCCAGATAAAGTCTTCCCACCTGACATGGTATCGCAAGTTCCCAGTCAACCGAATCCTGGCATGTACGTATCCGGCAGTAAAGGCAGTCCAATGGGATTAGGACCTCCCCCGGATGCGACACAGCCATTACCTCCGAGCATGGGTGGTGCTACTAGTAATTTCAAGAACAGCCCTTTCGTCGGTAGTGGACCTAGTATGTCGGATCCAAATTATGCTCAACAATTCCATAACTTCCAGCAACAACTTTACGCTACAGGGACAAGGGGTAGTGGTCCACCACATCCTACTTTACATCCGCCGCCAAACTCGCATTCGCATCAGCAGTTCTTTATGCCGAAATAA
- the LOC126924854 gene encoding integrator complex subunit 12-like isoform X1, whose amino-acid sequence MERGLPPGVLDSFLTLDRLQGYYFGLSFLVFFTILSQLLDIKIIHIKMSQLELDPQFTQGLHLLHSTNKDSAEQLRALLDEAIKQKYGPSKMLSNVLHKKYMMEEPVLSDHSSSSSSKKSKSSSSSSSKHSSKSSKNSSPVNLPTRDTPPDIIQTDNTLALEILEDDLTCVICKGMDVGARNRLVECSECHSLYHQECHIPHILDSQIDVPGLVWYCSNCSKSQVSKERSSPKTVIENKSKEQKKSNSGGGNKVTPNIHIISADRRLKDMMKKAKQDKRSTNTTQSSKNSRSSSPAMSSTKSQEKSLLYKIKSGVE is encoded by the exons ATGGAAAGAGGCCTACCACCAGGCGTACTTGACTCGTTCCTTACACTTGATCGCCTGCAGGGTTACTATTTTGGTctttctttccttgtatttttcacCATTCTTTCGCAGCTTTTAGAC attAAAATAATTCATATAAAAATGTCACAATTGGAGCTAGATCCTCAATTTACACAGGGTTTACACCTTCTACATTCTACTAATAAAGATTCTGCAGAACAGCTGCGAGCACTTTTAGATGAAGCAATCAAACAAAAATATGGGCCATCAAAGATGTTATCGAATGTATTACACAAAAAG TATATGATGGAGGAACCGGTGCTGAGTGATCATAGTAGCAGCAGTAGTAGTAAAAAAAGCAAAagctcctcttcttcttcctccaaACATTCAAGTAAATCGAGCAAAAACAGCTCTCCTGTGAATTTACCAACTCGTGACACACCACCTGATATTATCCAGACTGATAATACTCTGGCAttagaaatattagaggatgaTCTGACATGTGTTATTTGCAAAGGAATGGATGTTGGAGCAAGAAACAGACTTGTTGAGTGTTCAGAATGTCATTCCTTGTACCATCAAGAGTGTCATATTCCACATATTTTAGATTCTCAAATAGATGTTCCAGGACTGGTGTGGTATTGTTCAAACTGTTCCAAATCACAG GTTTCAAAAGAAAGGAGCTCACCAAAAACAGTGATAGAAAATAAATCTAAAGAACAAAAAAAATCTAATTCAG GTGGTGGAAACAAAGTAACGCCAAACATTCATATTATAAGTGCAGATAGAAGACTAAAAGATATGATGAAAAAAGCTAAACAAGATAAACGAAGCACAAACACTACTCAGAGTTCAAAGAATTCTCGATCCAGTTCACCAGCGATGTCTTCAACAAAATCTCAGGAAAAATCATTACTGTACAAAATCAAGTCAGGTGTAGAATGA
- the LOC126924854 gene encoding integrator complex subunit 12-like isoform X3 codes for MSQLELDPQFTQGLHLLHSTNKDSAEQLRALLDEAIKQKYGPSKMLSNVLHKKYMMEEPVLSDHSSSSSSKKSKSSSSSSSKHSSKSSKNSSPVNLPTRDTPPDIIQTDNTLALEILEDDLTCVICKGMDVGARNRLVECSECHSLYHQECHIPHILDSQIDVPGLVWYCSNCSKSQVSKERSSPKTVIENKSKEQKKSNSGGGNKVTPNIHIISADRRLKDMMKKAKQDKRSTNTTQSSKNSRSSSPAMSSTKSQEKSLLYKIKSGVE; via the exons ATGTCACAATTGGAGCTAGATCCTCAATTTACACAGGGTTTACACCTTCTACATTCTACTAATAAAGATTCTGCAGAACAGCTGCGAGCACTTTTAGATGAAGCAATCAAACAAAAATATGGGCCATCAAAGATGTTATCGAATGTATTACACAAAAAG TATATGATGGAGGAACCGGTGCTGAGTGATCATAGTAGCAGCAGTAGTAGTAAAAAAAGCAAAagctcctcttcttcttcctccaaACATTCAAGTAAATCGAGCAAAAACAGCTCTCCTGTGAATTTACCAACTCGTGACACACCACCTGATATTATCCAGACTGATAATACTCTGGCAttagaaatattagaggatgaTCTGACATGTGTTATTTGCAAAGGAATGGATGTTGGAGCAAGAAACAGACTTGTTGAGTGTTCAGAATGTCATTCCTTGTACCATCAAGAGTGTCATATTCCACATATTTTAGATTCTCAAATAGATGTTCCAGGACTGGTGTGGTATTGTTCAAACTGTTCCAAATCACAG GTTTCAAAAGAAAGGAGCTCACCAAAAACAGTGATAGAAAATAAATCTAAAGAACAAAAAAAATCTAATTCAG GTGGTGGAAACAAAGTAACGCCAAACATTCATATTATAAGTGCAGATAGAAGACTAAAAGATATGATGAAAAAAGCTAAACAAGATAAACGAAGCACAAACACTACTCAGAGTTCAAAGAATTCTCGATCCAGTTCACCAGCGATGTCTTCAACAAAATCTCAGGAAAAATCATTACTGTACAAAATCAAGTCAGGTGTAGAATGA